The Cellulosimicrobium sp. ES-005 genome segment GCAGACCGGTGAAGCTGGAGCTGCGCGGGATCACGAAGGTCTTCGGGTCCCTGGTCGCCAACGACCACATCGACCTGGTCATCGAGCCCGGCGAGATCCATGCCCTGCTCGGGGAGAACGGTGCGGGCAAGAGCACGCTCATGAACGTGCTCTACGGGCTGTACGACCCGGACGACGGGCAGATCCTCGTCGACGACGTCCCGGTCCAGTTCACCGGACCCGGCGACGCGATGGCCGCCGGCATCGGCATGGTGCACCAGCACTTCATGCTCGTGCCGGTCTTCTCCGTCGCGGAGAACGTCGCGCTCGGCCACGAGCCCGTCAAGGGCGCCGGCCTCATCGACGCGCGCCGCGCGCGCCGTCTGGTCCAGGAGATCTCCGACCGCTTCGGGTTCGAGGTCAACCCGGACGCGATGGTCGAGGACATCCCGGTCGGCGTGCAGCAGCGCGTCGAGATCATCAAGGCGCTCTCGCGCGACGCGCGCGTGCTCATCCTCGACGAGCCGACGGCCGTGCTCACCCCGCAGGAGACGGACGAGCTCATCGCGATCATGCGCCAGCTCAAGGCGGCGGGGACGTCGATCGTGTTCATCACGCACAAGCTGCGCGAGGTGCGTGCGGTCGCGGACCGCATCACCGTCATCCGCCGCGGCAAGGTCGTGGGCACGGCCGACCCCAGCGCGAGCGAGACCGAGCTCGCGTCCCTCATGGTCGGCCGCTCCGTCTCCCTCGGGGTCGACAAGGCACCCGCGGCGGCGGGTGACGCCACGTTCCGCGTGGACGACCTCACGGTCATGGACGACGCGGGGACCGCGGTGGTCGACCGGGTGAGCCTGGACGTCGCGCGCGGCGAGATCCTCGTGGTCGCGGGGGTCCAGGGCAACGGGCAGACCGAGCTCACCGAGACGATCGTGGGCCTGCGCAAGCCGGTCGCGGGCTCGATCCGCCTCGACGACAGGGAGCTCGTGGGCCGCAGCGTCTCCCAGGTGCTCGAGGCGGGCGTGGGCTACGTGCCCGAGGACCGCAGCACCGACGGGATCATCGGGACGTTCTCCGTCGAGGAGAACCTCGTCCTGGACCTCGTGACGTCGCCGCCGTACTCGCGGGGCGGGGCGCTCGCCCGCGGGACCATCCGCGACAACGCGGAGCAGCGCATCGTCGAGTTCGACGTGCGCACGCAGTCCGTCGAGACGCCCGCCGGGACGCTCTCGGGCGGCAACCAGCAGAAGGTCGTCCTGGCGCGCGAGATGTCCCGCCCCCTGCGCCTGCTCATCGCGTCGCAGCCGACGCGCGGGCTCGACGTGGGCTCGATCGAGTTCGTCCACCAGCGCATCGTCTCGGAGCGCGACAACGGGACGCCCGTGATCATCGTGTCGACCGAGCTCGACGAGGTGCTCGCGCTCGCCGACCGGATCGCCGTCATGTACCGCGGTCGCGTCGTCGGGGTCGTCCCCGGCGACACGGACCGCGACGTCCTCGGCCTCATGATGGCCGGGGTCCCGCTCGAGGAGGCCGTCGTGCAGGCCGCCGAGCACCACACGACCCTCGGCGAGGCGGACGCCCTCGCCGAGGACGCGCCGTCGGACGTCGCGCAGGCCGCGGACGCCGCCCGCGAGGAGGAGATCCAGTGACCCAGCAGGCAACGCCCGACGACGCGGCGGCGCTCCCGCCGACGCCGGCGCCTCCCAGCGACACCCCGACGGCGGAGACGCCCGCGGGCCAGAACGTCCTGCGCGAGATGCTCGAGAGCAGCTGGCTGGTCTCGCTGCTCGCGATCGTGGCCGCGCTGGTCCTCGGTGGGGTCCTCATCGCGGCGGCCGACCCGGCGGTCCAGGAGGCGGCGACCTACTTCTTCGCCCGCCCCTCGGACTTCTTCGCCGCGGTGTGGAACGCCGTGTTCGGCGCGTACAGCGCCCTGTTCCAGGGCGCCGTCATCAACTTCCAGGCACCCGACCTCGCCCGCGCGCTGCGGCCCCTCACCGAGACCATGACCGTGGCGACGCCGCTCATCCTCGCGGGCCTCGGCCTCGGCATCGGCTTCCGCGCGGGCCTGTTCAACATCGGTGCCCAGGGGCAGATCATCCTCGGCGGCATCTTCGCCGGCTTCATCGGCTTCACGTTCGCGCTGCCCCCGGGTCTGCACCTCCTGCTCGCCGTGCTCGGGGCGGCGCTCGGCGGGGCGATCTGGGCGAGCATCGCCGGCGTGCTCAAGGCCCGCACCGGGGCGCACGAGGTGATCGTCACGATCATGCTCAACAACATCGCGATCTACCTCGTCGCGTACCTGCTCACCACCCCGGCGTTCCAGCGCCCGGGGAGCAGCAACCCGATCAGCCCGCCGATCCCCGGCACCGCGACGTTCCCGCTGCTGCTCGGCGAGGGCTTCCGCCTCCACCTGGGTTTCGTCCTCGCGCTCCTCATGGCCGTGGGCGTCTGGTGGCTCATGGAGCGCTCGACGCTCGGCTTCCGCTTCCGCGCGGTCGGCGAGAACCCTCACGCCGCGCGCACCGCTGGCATGTCCGTGCCGTGGACGACCGTCTGGGTCATGGCCATCGCGGGCGCGCTCGCCGGCCTCGCGGGCAGCGCCCAGGTGCTCGGCACGGAGAAGGTGCTCACCGCGGGCGTCGCGGCGAGCTTCGGCTTCGACGCGATCACGGTCGCCCTGCTCGGCCGGTCCCGCCCGCTCGGCACGGTCCTCGCGGGTCTCCTCTTCGGTGCGCTGCGCGCGGGCGGCTTCGCGATGCAGGCGCGGACCGGGACGCCGATCGACATCGTGCTCGTCGTCCAGTCCCTCATCGTGCTCTTCATCGCCGCCCCGCCGCTCGTGCGGGCGATCTTCCGCCTGCCGACGCCGGGCGGCCCGACGCGGGCCGAGCGCCACGCCGCGAGGCAGCGCGCGAAGGCGGCCACGACCACCACGACGACGCAGGAGGCCGGAGCATGAGCACCGCGACCACCACCCCGGCGCCGGCCGCCGCGCCGGAGCGCGCGGCCAAGCCGCTGCCGCCCATCAGCTGGAAGGCTCCGATCGCCTACGCGGTCATCGGCCTGCTGTCGCTGGTCTTCTTCGCGCTGCTGCCCGCCGGTGGGCACCAGACGACGTTCCGCCTCTCCACGGCGAACGACTTCTTCCAGATCGAGCCGGTCACGGTGAGCTCGACCGGGGCGGCGCTGTTCCTGTCGATCCTCGCGCTCCTCCTGGCGGGCCTGTCGTTCTGGGCCGCGCGCGACCGCCGCAAGGTCGGCATCTGGCTGCCGATCGTGTTCGGCGTCGCCGTCGTCTTCGCGTTCCTGTGCTGGGCCGGCGCGGGCAAGTCCGCGATCCCGCTCACGGGCCTGCTCCAGGGCTCGCTGTTCCTCGCGGTCCCCCTCGTGTTCGGCGCGCTCTCGGGCGTGCTGTGCGAGCGCGTCGGCATCATCAACATCGCGATCGAGGGGCAGCTCCTCGCCGGGGCGTTCCTCGCCGCGGTCGTCGCCTCGCTCACGTCCTCCGCGTACGCGGGCCTCATCGCGGCACCGATCGCGGGCGCCCTCGTGGGCGTGCTGCTCGTGATCTTCTCGGTGAAGTACTGGGTGAACCAGATCATCGTCGGCGTCGTGCTCAACGTGCTCGTGGTCGGCGTGACGAGCTACCTGTACTCGACGGTCCTCACCGAGGACTCGGCGACGTGGAACTCGCGCCACCCGCTGCCGGTCATCGAGATCCCGGTGCTGTCGCAGATCCCGGTCGTGGGCCCGGTGCTCTTCCGCCAGACCCTGCTCGTCTACATCATGTACGTCGTCGTGATCCTGCTCCAGATCTTCCTCTTCCGGAGCCGGTGGGGCCTGCGCCTGCGCGCGGTCGGCGAGCACCCCAAGGCCGCCGACACCGTGGGCATCAAGGTCAACGCGACCCGCGTGCGCAACACGATCCTCGGCGGAGCGGTCGCCGGCCTCGGCGGCGCGTTCTTCACGGTCGCGGCAGGTCTCGCGTTCGGCAAGGAGATGACGGGCGGCAAGGGCTTCATCGCCCTCGCGGCCATGATCCTCGGGCGGTGGAACCCGGTCGGCGCGCTCGTCGCGGCGCTCCTGTTCGGGTTCTCGGACAACCTCCAGACGGTGCTCGGCATCGTGGGCACGCCGATCCCCAGCCAGATCATGCTCATGACGCCGTACGTCGTGACGATCTTCGCCGTCGCCGGTCTCGTCGGGCGCGTGCGCCCGCCGGCCGCCGAGGGCATCCCCTACGTGAAGTGAGGCCGCGGTGCCGATGACAGACCTGCCGAACGCGCACGACGGCGAACCCCGACCGGGTGAGGGGACGGACCAGGGCGGGACCGGCGTCGGGCCGGACGTCGACTGGGACGCGCTGCGTGACGCCGCGCGCGGGATCATGACTCGCGCGTACGCCCCCTACTCCGGCTTCCCGGTGGGCGCCGCCGCGCTCGTGGACGACGGGCGCGTCGTCGTCGGGTGCAACGTCGAGAACGCCGCGTACGGCGTGACGCTGTGCGCCGAGTGCTCGCTCGTGAGCTCGCTCGTCGGGACGGGCGGGGGCCGCCTCGTGGCGTTCGCGTGCGTGGACCGGCACGGGGCGACGCTCATGCCGTGCGGGCGCTGCCGGCAGCTCCTGTGGGAGCACGGGGGGCCCGACCTGCTGGTCGACACCGTGCGTGGTATCAAGACGATGAGGGACGTGCTGCCCGACGCCTTCGGGCCCGAGGATCTGGAGGAGCGGTCGTGACCAGCGACGACGTGACCCCGCAGGGTGGCGGGACCGAGGACCAGGACGCGACGGCGGAGGCGCTCGTCGGGGCCGGGGCCGGGGGCGAGGACGCGGGCGCAGACGGCGAGGGGCCGGCTCCCGAGCCGTTCGACGC includes the following:
- a CDS encoding ABC transporter ATP-binding protein, which codes for MKLELRGITKVFGSLVANDHIDLVIEPGEIHALLGENGAGKSTLMNVLYGLYDPDDGQILVDDVPVQFTGPGDAMAAGIGMVHQHFMLVPVFSVAENVALGHEPVKGAGLIDARRARRLVQEISDRFGFEVNPDAMVEDIPVGVQQRVEIIKALSRDARVLILDEPTAVLTPQETDELIAIMRQLKAAGTSIVFITHKLREVRAVADRITVIRRGKVVGTADPSASETELASLMVGRSVSLGVDKAPAAAGDATFRVDDLTVMDDAGTAVVDRVSLDVARGEILVVAGVQGNGQTELTETIVGLRKPVAGSIRLDDRELVGRSVSQVLEAGVGYVPEDRSTDGIIGTFSVEENLVLDLVTSPPYSRGGALARGTIRDNAEQRIVEFDVRTQSVETPAGTLSGGNQQKVVLAREMSRPLRLLIASQPTRGLDVGSIEFVHQRIVSERDNGTPVIIVSTELDEVLALADRIAVMYRGRVVGVVPGDTDRDVLGLMMAGVPLEEAVVQAAEHHTTLGEADALAEDAPSDVAQAADAAREEEIQ
- a CDS encoding ABC transporter permease, which codes for MLESSWLVSLLAIVAALVLGGVLIAAADPAVQEAATYFFARPSDFFAAVWNAVFGAYSALFQGAVINFQAPDLARALRPLTETMTVATPLILAGLGLGIGFRAGLFNIGAQGQIILGGIFAGFIGFTFALPPGLHLLLAVLGAALGGAIWASIAGVLKARTGAHEVIVTIMLNNIAIYLVAYLLTTPAFQRPGSSNPISPPIPGTATFPLLLGEGFRLHLGFVLALLMAVGVWWLMERSTLGFRFRAVGENPHAARTAGMSVPWTTVWVMAIAGALAGLAGSAQVLGTEKVLTAGVAASFGFDAITVALLGRSRPLGTVLAGLLFGALRAGGFAMQARTGTPIDIVLVVQSLIVLFIAAPPLVRAIFRLPTPGGPTRAERHAARQRAKAATTTTTTQEAGA
- a CDS encoding cytidine deaminase; this encodes MTDLPNAHDGEPRPGEGTDQGGTGVGPDVDWDALRDAARGIMTRAYAPYSGFPVGAAALVDDGRVVVGCNVENAAYGVTLCAECSLVSSLVGTGGGRLVAFACVDRHGATLMPCGRCRQLLWEHGGPDLLVDTVRGIKTMRDVLPDAFGPEDLEERS
- a CDS encoding ABC transporter permease, with the translated sequence MSTATTTPAPAAAPERAAKPLPPISWKAPIAYAVIGLLSLVFFALLPAGGHQTTFRLSTANDFFQIEPVTVSSTGAALFLSILALLLAGLSFWAARDRRKVGIWLPIVFGVAVVFAFLCWAGAGKSAIPLTGLLQGSLFLAVPLVFGALSGVLCERVGIINIAIEGQLLAGAFLAAVVASLTSSAYAGLIAAPIAGALVGVLLVIFSVKYWVNQIIVGVVLNVLVVGVTSYLYSTVLTEDSATWNSRHPLPVIEIPVLSQIPVVGPVLFRQTLLVYIMYVVVILLQIFLFRSRWGLRLRAVGEHPKAADTVGIKVNATRVRNTILGGAVAGLGGAFFTVAAGLAFGKEMTGGKGFIALAAMILGRWNPVGALVAALLFGFSDNLQTVLGIVGTPIPSQIMLMTPYVVTIFAVAGLVGRVRPPAAEGIPYVK